A portion of the Bufo bufo chromosome 11 unlocalized genomic scaffold, aBufBuf1.1 SUPER_11_unloc_2, whole genome shotgun sequence genome contains these proteins:
- the LOC120983004 gene encoding anti-sigma-I factor RsgI-like isoform X2: protein MYPCLTSNLILILSSQPSGSQQSSPSTAVSQGSSQTPTSGQQSQGSGQDSGNQGQTGSSRQYGSGKQQDQSGGQQGSGNQQGQDQSGGQQGSGSQQGQDQSGGQQGSGNQQGQGQSSGQQTGGSQGSGQQSCGTQQGGQSQGQGQDSSYTLRQGEDKQ, encoded by the exons ATGTATCCATGTTTAACCTCTAATTTGATTTTGATATTATCTTCCCAGCCTTCTGGCAGCCAACAGAGCTCG cccTCAACTGCAGTAAGCCAAGGAAGCAGCCAAACCCCAACCAGTGGTCAACAGAGCCAGGGAAGTGGACAAGACAGTGGAAACCAAGGGCAAACTGGCAGCAGCCGCCAGTATGGCAGCGGAAAACAACAAGATCAAAGCGGTGGCCAGCAGGGCAGTGGAAATCAACAAGGACAGGATCAGAGCGGTGGTCAGCAGGGTAGTGGATCTCAACAAGGACAGGATCAGAGTGGTGGTCAGCAGGGTAGTGGAAACCAACAAG GACAGGGTCAGAGCAGTGGCCAGCAGACTGGGGGAAGTCAGGGCAGTGGGCAACAAAGTTGTGGAACCCAGCAAGGAGGACAGAGTCAAGGACAGGGACAGGATTCTTCTTATACACTtagacaaggagaagataagcaaTAG
- the LOC120983004 gene encoding hornerin-like isoform X1, whose amino-acid sequence MYPCLTSNLILILSSQPSGSQQSSPSTAVSQGSSQTPTSGQQSQGSGQDSGNQGQTGSSRQYGSGKQQDQSGGQQGSGNQQGQDQSGGQQGSGSQQGQDQSGGQQGSGNQQGQDQSSGQQGSGNQQAQDQSSGQQTGGSQGSGQQSCGTQQGGQSQGQGQDSSYTLRQGEDKQ is encoded by the exons ATGTATCCATGTTTAACCTCTAATTTGATTTTGATATTATCTTCCCAGCCTTCTGGCAGCCAACAGAGCTCG cccTCAACTGCAGTAAGCCAAGGAAGCAGCCAAACCCCAACCAGTGGTCAACAGAGCCAGGGAAGTGGACAAGACAGTGGAAACCAAGGGCAAACTGGCAGCAGCCGCCAGTATGGCAGCGGAAAACAACAAGATCAAAGCGGTGGCCAGCAGGGCAGTGGAAATCAACAAGGACAGGATCAGAGCGGTGGTCAGCAGGGTAGTGGATCTCAACAAGGACAGGATCAGAGTGGTGGTCAGCAGGGTAGTGGAAACCAACAAGGACAGGATCAGAGCAGTGGTCAGCAGGGTAGTGGAAACCAACAAGCACAGGATCAGAGCAGTG GCCAGCAGACTGGGGGAAGTCAGGGCAGTGGGCAACAAAGTTGTGGAACCCAGCAAGGAGGACAGAGTCAAGGACAGGGACAGGATTCTTCTTATACACTtagacaaggagaagataagcaaTAG